One Lysobacter enzymogenes DNA segment encodes these proteins:
- a CDS encoding DoxX family protein — translation MTTERWSDLGKLILRLSLGVLILLHGIAKLRGGTEGIVGMVEAHGLPGFLGYGVLLGEVLGPALLILGWHARIGAVLVAGNMLVAIALVHLGQLGQLNDQGGWAIELQAMFLATAAAVALLGPGKYSLNGK, via the coding sequence ATGACCACCGAGCGCTGGTCCGACCTGGGCAAACTGATCCTGCGCCTGAGCCTGGGCGTGTTGATCCTGCTGCACGGCATCGCCAAGCTGCGCGGCGGCACCGAGGGCATCGTCGGCATGGTCGAAGCGCACGGCCTGCCCGGTTTTCTCGGCTACGGCGTGCTGCTCGGCGAAGTGCTGGGCCCGGCGCTGCTGATCCTGGGCTGGCACGCGCGCATCGGCGCGGTGCTGGTCGCCGGCAACATGTTGGTCGCGATCGCGCTCGTCCACCTGGGCCAACTCGGCCAGCTCAACGACCAAGGCGGCTGGGCGATCGAGTTGCAGGCGATGTTCCTGGCCACGGCGGCCGCGGTGGCGTTGCTGGGGCCGGGCAAGTATTCGCTCAACGGCAAGTGA
- a CDS encoding M1 family metallopeptidase, with protein sequence MPAATTPHRPSRLRARLAAALAAAALAAPLAAAAQGAAAARAGANLDVLHYSVRVEPDIAGKTLRGQVSIRLALRAEGAQQLEFDAGELEIEKVSERGRALVFEKVEQRLRVRLPQPGKTGERHEIDVVYRGAPRYGLEFHPERSEVYTIFSTSQWLVCIDAPSERASLDLTLTVPSGLKAVGNGRLVSKSALGGRRDSYRWRQDQPMPSYVYGFAAGRYNEAGGTGENGELRFLSAELQGPQLRKLFADSADMLRFFGRRAGIRYRGTYSQVLVAKTIGQELDGFALLSEAYGREVLEKPEAQGLIAHELAHQWWGNMVTNRDWGQFWLNEGFANFMAAAYLEHRFGEAAYRERVDSWKRRVDKLRESGKDHALVYANWNKPTADDRAVVYQKGAYVLHLLREELGERAFWRGVRTYTRAYYGHSVTSADLRQVMERASGRDLSAFFARWVDGAEPAPAMPSRPDPAK encoded by the coding sequence ATGCCAGCCGCCACGACTCCCCACCGCCCCTCGCGCCTGCGCGCGCGCCTGGCCGCTGCGCTCGCGGCGGCAGCGCTGGCCGCGCCGCTCGCGGCCGCGGCGCAGGGCGCGGCCGCCGCGCGCGCCGGCGCCAATCTCGACGTGCTGCACTACAGCGTGCGGGTCGAGCCGGACATCGCCGGCAAGACCTTGCGCGGGCAGGTCTCGATCCGCCTGGCCCTGCGCGCCGAGGGCGCCCAGCAACTGGAGTTCGACGCCGGCGAGCTGGAGATCGAAAAGGTCTCCGAACGCGGCCGCGCGCTGGTCTTCGAGAAGGTCGAACAGCGCCTGCGCGTGCGTTTGCCGCAGCCCGGCAAGACCGGCGAGCGCCATGAGATCGACGTGGTCTATCGCGGCGCGCCGCGCTACGGCCTGGAGTTCCATCCCGAGCGCAGCGAGGTCTACACGATCTTCTCCACCAGCCAGTGGCTGGTGTGCATCGACGCGCCGTCCGAGCGCGCCAGCCTGGACCTGACCCTGACCGTGCCCAGCGGCCTCAAGGCGGTCGGCAACGGCCGGCTGGTGTCGAAGTCCGCGCTCGGCGGGCGCCGCGATTCCTACCGCTGGCGCCAGGACCAGCCGATGCCGAGCTACGTGTACGGCTTCGCCGCCGGCCGTTACAACGAGGCCGGCGGCACCGGCGAAAACGGCGAGCTGCGCTTCCTGTCGGCGGAACTGCAGGGCCCGCAGCTGCGCAAGCTGTTCGCCGACAGCGCCGACATGCTGCGCTTTTTCGGCCGCCGCGCCGGCATCCGCTACCGCGGCACCTACAGCCAGGTGCTGGTGGCCAAGACCATCGGCCAGGAACTCGACGGCTTCGCCCTGCTGTCGGAAGCCTACGGCCGCGAGGTGCTGGAAAAACCCGAGGCGCAGGGCCTGATCGCGCACGAACTGGCCCACCAGTGGTGGGGCAACATGGTCACCAACCGCGACTGGGGCCAGTTCTGGCTCAACGAAGGCTTCGCCAACTTCATGGCCGCGGCTTACCTGGAGCACCGCTTCGGCGAAGCCGCGTACCGCGAGCGCGTGGACAGCTGGAAGCGGCGCGTGGACAAGCTGCGCGAGAGCGGCAAGGACCATGCCCTGGTCTACGCCAACTGGAACAAGCCCACCGCCGACGACCGCGCCGTGGTCTACCAGAAGGGCGCCTACGTCCTGCACCTGTTGCGCGAGGAACTCGGCGAACGCGCGTTCTGGCGCGGCGTGCGCACCTACACCCGCGCCTACTACGGCCACTCGGTGACCAGCGCCGACCTGCGCCAGGTCATGGAGCGCGCCAGCGGCCGCGACCTGTCGGCGTTCTTCGCCCGCTGGGTCGACGGCGCCGAACCCGCCCCCGCGATGCCGTCCAGACCCGACCCCGCGAAGTAA
- a CDS encoding XVIPCD domain-containing protein, whose product MTVASNDAEYLRSHSEFIEMPVRIQAWILESPTAAAGFAAFFKEGGIVEDRPNVGLPYYSAKDPPAIFVEQSQWQQLQANDAPAWPQRHLFGTLAHEIGHHRYNTGSVPFHGRTGEEYVQYRAGLEAQAIFNAFAIFKELEGQPEFAGGKPFGSIGYLNEVELGSLYGEWKAGRLRDAEAVERIAAKVADAPYTLARPPQDMDGNGAIAHRDAYLRDYARYIEPKLQPQSSTDPAAAPLGPHDAALLDRLRAQVRELDRLAGKGWDEQSERLSASALVMAKECGFTARDELRLAFNRRSDDFAAGTLLHLARQGANASLDPYANRAHMPVAEALAVPAAERCEQARAVEVAQAQAAQPQAVCAPDDPGKTAAKLPA is encoded by the coding sequence ATGACCGTTGCGAGCAACGACGCCGAATATTTACGGTCGCATTCCGAGTTCATCGAGATGCCGGTACGTATCCAGGCTTGGATACTGGAGTCGCCGACCGCGGCCGCCGGTTTCGCCGCATTCTTCAAAGAGGGTGGAATCGTGGAAGACCGGCCGAATGTCGGACTTCCGTACTATTCGGCGAAAGACCCTCCGGCGATCTTCGTAGAACAGTCCCAATGGCAACAATTGCAGGCCAACGACGCCCCCGCCTGGCCCCAGCGCCACCTGTTCGGAACCCTCGCCCACGAGATCGGCCACCACCGCTACAACACTGGCTCGGTGCCGTTCCACGGCCGCACCGGCGAGGAGTACGTGCAGTACCGCGCCGGCCTGGAAGCGCAGGCGATCTTCAACGCGTTTGCGATCTTCAAGGAACTGGAAGGCCAGCCTGAGTTCGCCGGCGGCAAGCCGTTCGGCTCCATCGGCTATTTGAACGAGGTCGAGCTGGGCTCGCTGTACGGCGAGTGGAAGGCCGGCCGGTTGCGCGATGCCGAGGCGGTCGAACGGATCGCGGCGAAGGTGGCCGATGCGCCCTACACCTTGGCCAGGCCGCCGCAGGACATGGACGGCAACGGCGCGATCGCCCACCGCGACGCTTATTTGCGCGATTACGCTCGGTACATCGAGCCGAAACTGCAGCCGCAGTCGTCCACCGATCCCGCCGCGGCGCCGCTCGGCCCGCACGATGCCGCGCTGCTCGACCGCCTGCGTGCGCAGGTGCGCGAGCTCGACCGGCTCGCCGGCAAGGGCTGGGACGAGCAAAGCGAACGCTTGAGCGCCAGCGCCCTGGTCATGGCGAAAGAATGCGGATTCACCGCCCGGGACGAGCTGCGCCTGGCCTTCAACCGGCGCAGCGACGATTTCGCCGCGGGAACCTTGCTGCATCTGGCGCGGCAGGGCGCGAACGCGTCTCTCGACCCGTACGCCAACCGCGCGCACATGCCGGTGGCCGAGGCCCTGGCCGTCCCGGCCGCGGAGCGCTGCGAGCAGGCGCGGGCCGTCGAGGTCGCGCAGGCGCAGGCCGCGCAGCCGCAGGCCGTTTGCGCGCCGGACGATCCCGGCAAGACGGCTGCGAAGCTGCCGGCCTGA
- a CDS encoding glycoside hydrolase family 64 protein, translating into MVTRRTFLGASAAALAVPLLPRGALAATPARFNLALLNASGQNTAYAYVTGFDNGRPVFVRADGSAYYPPSPSAPVTPLGADCAIPLGANGSTVRVSVPRMYGARIYLVTGSKLNFYVNPGPAVVHPSFLNTSDTNFNKNWTFAEFTFNEYELFSNISYVDFVAAPLGLSLRSLSGRVETIPGLPAASLDPICYSLQQQATQEGSAWNSLIQRGPDGRNLRAMSAHYQAARFQNYLTGYIDACWNKYRGTTLTVDTQSGFGVLTARVGGDNLLRFNNGEAFAKPSTADVLSCDSGPFSLGGASDVRKAIIPRLAAALNRTTLLDNANQPNGEVASRFYRNAQTNHYARLVHERLPDNRGYAFPYDDVTASGGPDFSGAARSGDPDTLTVTLRALR; encoded by the coding sequence ATGGTCACCCGCCGCACCTTCCTCGGCGCCAGCGCCGCCGCGCTCGCCGTCCCGCTGTTGCCGCGCGGCGCGCTCGCCGCCACCCCGGCGCGCTTCAACCTCGCCTTGCTCAACGCGTCCGGCCAGAACACGGCCTATGCCTACGTCACCGGCTTCGACAACGGCCGGCCGGTGTTCGTGCGCGCCGACGGCAGCGCCTACTACCCGCCCTCGCCGTCCGCGCCGGTGACGCCGCTGGGCGCCGACTGCGCGATCCCGCTCGGCGCCAACGGCAGCACCGTGCGCGTGTCGGTGCCGCGCATGTACGGCGCGCGCATCTATCTGGTCACCGGCAGCAAGCTGAACTTCTACGTCAACCCGGGCCCGGCGGTGGTGCACCCCAGCTTCCTCAACACCAGCGACACCAACTTCAACAAGAACTGGACCTTCGCCGAATTCACTTTCAACGAGTACGAGCTGTTCTCCAACATCAGCTACGTCGACTTCGTCGCCGCGCCGCTGGGGCTGTCGCTGCGCTCGCTGTCGGGCCGGGTCGAGACGATCCCGGGCCTGCCGGCGGCCTCGCTCGACCCGATCTGCTACTCGCTGCAGCAACAGGCCACGCAGGAAGGCTCGGCCTGGAACTCGCTGATCCAGCGCGGTCCCGACGGCCGCAACCTGCGCGCGATGAGCGCGCACTACCAGGCCGCGCGCTTCCAGAACTACCTAACCGGCTACATCGATGCGTGCTGGAACAAGTACCGCGGCACCACCCTCACCGTCGACACCCAGTCCGGCTTCGGCGTGCTGACCGCGCGCGTGGGCGGCGACAACCTGCTGCGCTTCAACAACGGCGAAGCCTTCGCCAAGCCCAGCACCGCCGACGTGCTCAGCTGCGACAGCGGCCCCTTCAGCCTCGGCGGCGCCAGCGACGTGCGCAAGGCGATCATCCCGCGCCTGGCCGCGGCGTTGAACCGCACCACCCTGCTCGACAACGCCAACCAGCCCAACGGCGAAGTCGCCAGCCGCTTCTACCGCAACGCCCAGACCAACCACTACGCGCGACTGGTGCACGAACGGCTGCCCGACAACCGCGGCTACGCGTTCCCGTACGACGACGTGACCGCCAGCGGCGGCCCCGACTTCAGCGGCGCGGCGCGCTCGGGCGATCCGGACACCTTGACGGTGACGCTGCGGGCGTTGCGCTGA
- the dbpA gene encoding ATP-dependent RNA helicase DbpA yields the protein MEPQTPTADAAPAAFDTLPLAPALLQGVAALGYSAMTPVQARALPAILDGRDVIAQAPTGSGKTAAFGLGLLQRLDPAQIRTQALVLCPTRELADQVGQQLRKLAFAIANLKVSVLCGGMPLGPQLASLEHAPHIAVGTPGRLQELLRHGALKLDGLRTLVFDEADRMFDMGFEEAVREIVRKTPKNRQGLLFSATFPDAIRELGRNALRDPVEVTVEGETSAPRIDQYFYEVEAGRKTPLLGALLLEYRPESCVVFCNMRKDTEEVVGSLEHYGFTALALHGEMEQRDRDEVLVRFANRSCNVLVASDVAARGLDVEDLSAVVNYDLPTDPDVYVHRIGRTGRAGRGGVALSLCGPRETARAEQIAQRMGAPLQWRSAQPLGGKARNAPAAPMATLRIDAGKTDKLRPGDILGALTGEAGLKAEAVGKINVFATRSYVAVARGQAAAALARLREGKVKGRKFRVNRL from the coding sequence ATGGAACCGCAAACCCCCACGGCCGACGCCGCTCCGGCCGCATTCGACACCCTCCCGCTCGCTCCGGCCCTGCTGCAGGGCGTGGCCGCGCTCGGCTACAGCGCCATGACCCCGGTGCAGGCGCGCGCGCTGCCGGCGATCCTCGACGGCCGCGACGTGATCGCCCAGGCGCCGACCGGCAGCGGCAAGACCGCCGCGTTCGGCCTGGGCCTGCTGCAACGGCTGGATCCCGCGCAGATCCGCACCCAGGCGCTGGTGCTGTGCCCGACCCGCGAACTGGCCGACCAGGTCGGCCAGCAACTGCGCAAGCTCGCCTTCGCCATCGCCAACCTCAAGGTCTCGGTGCTGTGCGGCGGCATGCCGCTGGGCCCGCAGCTGGCCTCGCTGGAACACGCGCCGCACATCGCCGTGGGCACGCCCGGGCGCCTGCAGGAACTGCTGCGCCACGGCGCGCTCAAGCTCGACGGCCTGCGCACGCTGGTGTTCGACGAGGCCGACCGCATGTTCGACATGGGCTTCGAAGAGGCGGTGCGCGAGATCGTGCGCAAGACGCCCAAGAACCGCCAGGGCCTGCTGTTTTCGGCCACGTTCCCCGATGCGATCCGCGAACTCGGCCGCAACGCGCTGCGCGATCCGGTCGAGGTCACCGTCGAGGGCGAGACCTCGGCGCCGCGCATCGATCAGTATTTCTACGAAGTCGAGGCCGGGCGCAAGACCCCGCTGCTGGGCGCGTTGCTGCTGGAGTACCGTCCCGAGTCGTGCGTGGTGTTCTGCAACATGCGCAAGGACACCGAGGAAGTGGTCGGCTCGCTCGAACACTACGGCTTCACCGCGCTGGCCCTGCACGGCGAGATGGAGCAGCGCGACCGCGACGAGGTGCTGGTGCGTTTCGCCAACCGCAGCTGCAACGTGCTGGTGGCCAGCGACGTGGCCGCGCGCGGGCTCGACGTCGAAGACCTCAGCGCGGTGGTCAACTACGACCTGCCGACCGACCCGGACGTCTACGTGCACCGCATCGGCCGCACCGGCCGCGCCGGCCGCGGCGGCGTCGCGCTGAGCCTGTGCGGGCCGCGCGAAACCGCGCGCGCCGAGCAGATCGCGCAGCGCATGGGCGCGCCGCTGCAGTGGCGCAGCGCCCAGCCGCTCGGCGGCAAGGCCCGCAACGCCCCGGCCGCGCCGATGGCGACATTGCGCATCGACGCGGGCAAGACCGACAAGCTGCGTCCCGGCGACATCCTCGGCGCGCTGACCGGTGAGGCCGGGCTCAAGGCCGAGGCGGTCGGCAAGATCAACGTGTTCGCCACGCGGTCCTATGTCGCCGTCGCCCGCGGCCAAGCCGCCGCGGCGCTGGCGCGGTTGCGCGAGGGCAAGGTCAAGGGGCGCAAGTTTCGGGTGAACCGGCTGTAG
- a CDS encoding GreA/GreB family elongation factor, with the protein MSRAFVREGDGESDPGELPELPISEHPNYVTPRGMMLLRSRLNDAIKRVQALDGAIAAEAVGARLERAHIQREMRWLQARILGAITIAPERQPSDRVAFGARVEVIDDAGHEHRYRIVGEDEADPERGLISWVSPLARALHGARVGDSVVWKRPAGDANVEVLAIEYG; encoded by the coding sequence ATGAGCCGCGCCTTCGTCAGGGAAGGCGACGGCGAATCCGATCCCGGCGAACTGCCGGAACTGCCGATCAGCGAGCACCCCAACTACGTGACCCCGCGCGGGATGATGCTGCTGCGTTCGCGCCTGAACGACGCGATCAAGCGCGTGCAGGCGCTGGACGGTGCGATCGCGGCCGAAGCGGTCGGCGCGCGTCTGGAACGCGCGCATATCCAGCGCGAGATGCGCTGGCTGCAGGCGCGCATCCTCGGCGCGATCACCATCGCGCCCGAACGCCAGCCGTCCGATCGGGTCGCGTTCGGCGCGCGGGTCGAAGTGATCGACGACGCCGGCCACGAGCATCGCTACCGCATCGTCGGCGAGGACGAGGCCGATCCCGAGCGCGGGCTGATCAGCTGGGTCTCGCCGCTGGCGCGCGCGCTGCACGGCGCGCGCGTGGGCGACAGCGTGGTGTGGAAGCGGCCGGCCGGCGACGCCAACGTGGAAGTGCTGGCGATCGAATACGGCTGA